In the genome of Bacillus thuringiensis, the window TGATGTAGGAGTAGGTTCAGAAAAGTTTTCGCAAATTGTAAATGTGGACTTTATTCCAATCATGAAAGAACAGTATGATTTAGTAATTTTGAAGAATAAAGAAAATGAAGAGCTGATTGAAGTCATGAAAGACATTCTGCAATCGGAAGAATTTCATAATGAATTAAATGCAATTGGCGGATATGATATTACGAAAACAGGTCAAATTATATATGAAACAAACTAAAAAGCTGCTTGTCTATAAGACGAGCAGCCTTTTCTATATAAAGGGGTTTGGGGAAACAAAGTGTTAAACAAGACCTTGAGCAAGTGTATAAATGAAAGCCGTAAGAAGAGTAGCTCCACTTGCAAGTCCGATAAAGTCTGATTTGTTGAAAGTAATGTTGTTCATTATAATCTCTCCTTATTTGTTTAATGTAGAAGCAACAGCTTTTGCATCGACAAGTGCGGATAGCACCATGCCCATTGTATTTAAAAATTTATTTGATTTCATATTGTTCATCATGCGTATCCGCTCCTTTTCGAATTGTTGTTGCCCTGCTTATGTCTTAATTATAGGAAATATGTCCACTTGCAACTATCGAATTAGCTTACGAAAGACTTACACTTTTGTAAGAAAAAAAGACATTCATGTAAGAATGTCTTTCACAGCATATTGATATGATGATGTTCTTCAATTGTTTTTAAAAAACTACGCATTGAATTCGTCATATAGCTATCTTTACGGCGTATGAAAACCGTTGAAATACTGCCGTATTTTTCAGGGATTGCATGACAATGTACCTTACCTGCTTTAGAAAGATGATGGACAGCAGACTGTGGTACGAGTGTAATTCCGAGGCCGAGTGCAACGCTGTTTAATATTGTCTCTAATATATTGAATTCCATAATTCTTTTTGGTAGCAAACCTTCGTCTTTCAGCCATCGTTCTAGTTTGGAACGGTATCCACATCCTTGGTTAAAAACGAGTAGAGGCGTTGTTGTAAATTCTTCTATATGAAAAGCTTTATTTTGTGTTACAAGCATTAATTTTTCTGTACTAACATCGTATTGTTCGATTAGTGGATGTTTAATAGGACCTGATATAAAGGCACCATCTAATTGATGATCAAGTACTTCTCTAATCAATTCTTCTGTTAGACCCGCTTGTAATGATAAATCGACATTCGGATAGCTTTTATAGTAAGAAGATAAAATGGTAGGTAATGTACTTACTGTTTCTACTGTACCGATTTTTAATATACCGGAGGGTGTTTCACTATCTAAAAATACTTGTTTTAGTTCGTCGACATCTTGCAAAATTTTATTAACATAAACGAGCATTTTTCTTCCTTCAGCTGTTAAAGTCATGCCTCGTTTATGGCGATAAAAGAGTGGGGTTTTTAATTCGTTTTCTAGTTGTTTAATACGTGCAGTTACATTTGATTGTACATAATTTAATTCCTTTGCTGCGTTACTTACACTACCCTGGTCGGCAACGCTTTTAAAGATTTGTAAGTCTCTTAATTCCATTTTGTAATCCCCCTTGATGTTAACTATCATTATAAATGATAGTTAACATCATTTTGAATCATTTTACGTGATATATTTTTTCTTTTACAATTCTCTTTGTGCAAATAGAAAGAAACGGGGGATTGCGGTGAGAAGAGGTCAAATGATAATAGGGGCTTTAGCTTGTTTAATTGCGAGTATGTCATGGGGAGCGATGTTTCCAGTTGCTGATCATGCGCTAGAATACATAGATCCATTTTATTTTTCGCTTATTCGCTATGGAGCGGTGGCGATCGTACTGATTGTATTGTTGTTAATGAAAGAAGGAAAACAGGCATTTCGTTTAGAGGGAAGAGGAAAGTTACTCGTCTTTTTTGGAACGATGGCATTTACAGTATATAATGTCCTCATATTTTTAGGGCAAATGTTAATGGGTAAGTCGGGTGTAATGGTAGCTTCCATTATGGAAGCACTTATGCCGATGATTTCTATTTGTATTTTATGGGGATATAAGCATATAAAACCGAAGAAGTATATGATAACGAGTATGGTTATTGCTTTTGTAGGAGCTGTGTTTGTTATTACAAAAGGTGACATGAGTTTCTTTGTAACATTGAAAGATAATATGTTCTCATTAGCATTTATATTTATTGGTGTTGTAGGCTGGGTTATTTATACGATGGGTGGTCAAACATGTAGTGATTGGTCAACATTACGTTATTCTACGTTGACGTGTGTATTCGGTACGACTGTTACAGGAATTATAACGGTAATTATTACGTCGCTTGGATATATTTCAGTTCCGAGTATGGGAACGATTTCTATTGTAAAATATGATTTGTTATTTATGATGACATTGCCAGGTATTGTAGCGCTACTTGCTTGGAACTACGGTGTGAAAATTTTATCATCCATTAATGGGATTTTATTTATTAATTTTGTACCAATTACGACTTTAGCTATTATGATGATGCAAGGGTATCAAATCACAATGTTTGATATTATAGGGACTGTACTTGTTATTGCAGCGCTTATTCGCAATAACGTTTGTCAGAGAAAAGAAGAAAATATAAATAAGAGAGTTTTACAAGAAGAGCAATTACGTCAAGCTGTTTAATAGGCAAATGGAGGATTTCACATGTTAGAAAGTTTATTGTTTTTCTTCGCCGTCGGAGTTGCCTGTGAGCTTGCAGCAATTAATCGAAATGGTCGTAAAAAGATAAAACAACAAGCTGAGCTGATACAGCTTTTAAAAGAATTGAAAGAAAGAAAAAATTAAAAAGACGACCGGGCATAGACGGTCGTCTTTTTCTATATAAAGGGGAAAGGGGACACAAAGTTATACAAGCGTAGCAGCGTAAATGAAAGCAGTAAGAAGAAGAGAGCCGCTAGCTAATCCTAAAAAATCTAATTTGTTAAAAGCAATGTTATTCATAATACATTCTCCTTACTTGTTTAATGTAGAAGCAACAGCTTTTGCATCGAAAAGAGCTGATAATACCATGCCCATTGTATTTAAGAAATTGTTCGTTTTCATTTTGTTCATCATATTGATCCACTCCTTTTCGAATAATTGTTGCCCTGTTTCTGACTTAATTGTATGAAATATAGTAAGAAGTAACTATCGAATTAGCTTACAAGAAAATTACACTTTTGTAAGAATTGAAATTTAACAATTCATCCTTAATTTTATTACCAACTCCTAAAACTTAGTGTTATAATTATTATAAGAATATGATTATACTTCGGATGTTTAGAAAGGAACGAAACAAATGTATAAACCAATTACATTTTTGTTGAAATATATATTTAAAACAGCTGGGAAAGTAGAAGTACAAGGAAGAGAAAAGCTACCAGAAGGTGGACCGTATGTTGTTGCGTGTACACATACAAGTTTTATGGATGTATTAATGTTAGCTACAGGGATGTATCCAACTCAAATTCATTACATGGCAAAAAAAGAGTTATTTGAAGGTAAATTCAAAAATTGGTTCTTTAAAAATGTAAATGCATTCCCTGTAGATCGTGCGAATCCGGGACCAAGTACACTTAAAATACCATCACGTTTATTAAAAGAAGGAAAGGTAGTAGGAATTTTTCCGAGTGGAACGAGATCAGCGGAAGATGTTTCATTAAAAGCGGGTGCTGTGACAATTGCGATGCGTTCTAATGTTCCGTTAGTACCAGCAGCTTATGTTGGTCCATCAAGTGTAAAAGAATTAATAAAGGGGAAAAAGGCACAATTGATTTTTGGAGATCCAATTCAAATTGAGGCTGGAGAACAAATAGATCGAAAAACCGCTATGAAAATGATGACAGATCAATTAAATGAGAAGTTTGAGGAGTTAAAAGAAGCTTTGCAATCAAATCAAAAATAAGAAAAGACGACCGGGCATAGACGGTCGTCTTTTCTATTACTATTTATAATAAAGGGGAAAGGGGACACGAAGTTATACAAGCGTAGCGGCGTAAATAAAAGCAGTAAGAAGAATCGAGCCGCTAGCTAGTCCTAAAAAATCTAATTTGTTAAAAGTGATGTTATTCATAATATATTCTCCTTACTTGTTTAATGTAGAAGCAACAGCTTTTGCATCAATAAGAGCGGAAAATACCATGCCCATTGTATTTAAGAAATTGTTTGTTTTCATTTTGTTCATCATATTAATCCGCTCCTTTTCGAATAGTTGTTACCCTGTTTCTGACTTAATTGTATGAAATGTTGCGGAAAGTCACTATCGAATTAGCTTACAGAAAAATTACACTTTTGTAAGAGAAACGAATGAAGGTGTAATGATAAGAAGATTTGACATATGTTCCTGAGATTCATTAAGTTAAAGGTAGAGGTGAGTGTATGGCTAATATTAAAGATATTGCAAAGATGGCGGGAGTTTCAGTTACGACTGTTTCGAGAGTGTTGAATGATCACCCATATGTAAGTGAAGAAAAAAGAAAAGCGGTTATAGAGATAGTTGAGAAATTGAATTACTCGCAAAACGCAAATGCTGTTCATTTATCAAAAGGAAAAACGAATATTGTTGGTGTGATTTTACCGTATATTAATCATCCGTGTTTTGATGCGATGGTGAGCGGAATGATGGAGACTGCGTTAGCGCATAATTACAGGGTGCTACTTTGCCAAACGAATTATAATAAAAAAGAAGAAATGAAAAGTTTACATATGTTAAAAACAAAACAATTGGATGGTCTTATTATTTGTTCACGTGCAAATGATTGGGAAACGATAGAACCGTATGCTTCTTGCGGCGCAATAATTGCTTGTGAAGACAATGATATTTCAAACATCTCAAGTGTATATACGAATCATTCAGCGGCCTTTCAATTAGGAATGGATTATTTGATTGAGAAAGGTTATAAAAAAATTGGTTATTGTACGGGAAGAAAATTAGGGCCGAGTAGTCAAAAGCGTTTTGATGTTTATAAACATCAATTGCAATCTATAGACGAAGAGGTTAATGAAGAATGGATTTTTACAGAATGTTTTACACTAGAAGATGGTGTGAAAGTAGCTCATAAGTTAAAAGAGATGCAGGATCTTCCTGAAGCATTAATAGTAGCAGGCGATGAGGTTGCGATTGGGGTTATGACAGAGGTTGAAAAATTAGGCATTCAAGTTCCTGAGGATTTAGCAATTATTGGCTTTGATAATCAACCTATCTCACAAGTGTTACAACTGACAACTATTGATCAAAATTTAAAGGAGATAGGGAAAACTGCTTTTGAAATGTTGCATAGAAAAGTGAATGACGAGAGTTCTGAACAAGAAAAGCTGGAAATTCCATACGAACTTGTGGAACGCTCTACAGTTTAATTTTAATCCGTTATGTGTATAATCGCATAACGGATTATTTTTTTGAAATATCTTTGACAGGAAACGCGTTTCATACTTTATAAAGGAGTTAAACCGGTTTGTAATAATCCATGGATTCTTTTCAAGTGTTAATGCAATGAATAGAATTTGGAGGAATATGCATGAATGAACTTTTATCGAGTATGAAAAAGTATGTAGATGATGATGAAAAGATTCTGGCTTTTGTGGTAGGGATATTTGAGAAGGATAATTTTATATTATCGTATCAACATGGGGTTTTTGTTGCCACTACTAGACGTCTCCTTTTTTACGGGAAATTTCCGTACTATTCTTCAACATTTAAAGAGTATTCATATTTGCATATAGATAGCATAGATTTTCATCCGTATTTTGAATTTACTTGTAATCATGAAACCATTCGCGCTAAGTATATTCAGAAAGGGAATGTGGAGCAATTTGTCCGTGCAGTTAGAGCAAATATGAATAATTAATCACCCCTCTGTTTAAACATAATATTTCAATTTTTAACAGGGAAAATGCGGAATAAAAACCACTTCTAAACCTCTAGGAGATAGTGATACAATGTCAAATGGGGGGAGGGTATGAACTATGGTTAATCAACGTATAAAGGAAATAACACTAATTACAATTGGTTCATTATTATTCGCAATTGGTATTAATTACTTTGCAATTCCAAACCGTTTATCGGAAGGTGGAATTATTGGTTTAACGGTTGTTACGTACTACTTATTTGATTGGTCACCAGGAATTGTGAACTTTGCTATAAATGCAATTTTACTAGCTGTTGGTTATAAATTTTTTGATAAGAAAACAATGATTTATACAATTTTAGGGATTGTAGAAACATCTTTGTTTTTATACGTTACAGAACATATTGAGTATCATGTAAATAGTGATACATTATTAGCAGCTTTATTTGCTGGTTTATTTGTGGGTATTGGATTAGGCTGTATGTTCAAAGCCGGAGGTACATCGGGAGGATCAGCAATCTTAGCTCAGTTAGCAAATCAATATTTAGGTTGGAGCGTAGGTAAAGGCGTACTAATTATTGATATTGTTGTAATTGCTGGTTCTGTATTTATAATAGGGCAAGAAAAGGCAATGTATACACTTGTAGCTGTGTTCATCGGAGCGAAGGTGATTGATTTCATTGTAGAAGGAATGGACACAAAAACGGCTGTTACGATTATTTCGAATCAACCAGACTTAATTCGTGAGGCTATTACGAAAAATATGACACGCGGTGTTACTGTATTAGAAGGGCGCGGCGGATATACTGGTAAAAATAAAGAAGTTTTATATGTTGTTATTAATAAACAAGAGCTTGTTAAGTTAAAACAAGTTATTAGTCGGGTAGATGAAGATGCTTTCGTTGTTATACATGATGTACGTGATGTGCTTGGCGGTGGCTTTAAAGCAAGCTAAAAGGTGAACGAGTAAATTCGTTCACCTTTTTTAATTCTTACAAAAATGTAAGTGTAATGTAATGAGATTCAATAGTAGATTTTATTCCCCCTTTTTAAAATGGATGTATATATATCCTGCAGAGGAGGAATGTTTATTATGAAGAAAAAAATGATCACTACTATAATAGCGATGATAGTGATAGTAGTAATGTTACTGCCTACGAAACTTGGACCGGTTATCGATAAATATAATCCACTGTATAAGACGAAAGAATACTATACGGTTGTGAATACAATTGGTCAGCATATTGGTGATGAGTGGTATGAATATGAATTTATTGCATTCGATGAACGTGGTAGAGAGCAGAAAATAAAGAAAACGGTTAAGCATATGTTAAAGAGAGATGAAGCATTAAAGGTTTTTGCAAAAGGACGTTACGGTGAATCGATTGAAGAAATTGAGGTTGCAAATATTCCTATAAATGCGAAGAGCAAACTTTTAACGATGAGATAGTAAAATATACCCCCAGCTATTTTTTGTCGAAAATAAAAATACTGGGTAAGGGTATTTTTTGAAATTAACAAAAAGCCTTAGTCCATATAGACTAAGGCTTTTTTATTATATAAAGGGGAAGGGGGTACATTGTAGTAGCATAGGTGAAAGGTATAAGAAGAGTAGCTACTAGCAATGTAATTTGGTTATGTGAGTGTTCTTCTTATTTGGCTTACTTTCTAACTTTATTGTACGAAATATAAGTAAGGGAAACTATCGAATTACATTACACATAACTTACAAACATGTAAGCCTTCTGTAATGTAATTCGATAGTCAAAAGATAGTAATTTTCATATAGTGTAACTAGAAAGTCTCAATATATTACTTTCTGTTTGTAATGAAGAATGAAAAACCAACTAATTTTTAATAATCCTCATCTGAATAAAGATGGGGATCTTTTTTAAAACCTTACAACATTGTAAGGTTTACGTAAGTTAATTCGATAGTAAATTTGTCATATTTTTTGCATAATAGATACAGATAGAAAAATAATTAGGGATCTAGTAAGAAGGGAGAAAAATGGGATGCGTAAAGAAGAAGTAGTGAAGTTACCAATTAAAGATTTCTGTAGCTACTTTACTGTTGCCGTAGTGTGTATTGGATTATTTGATATCATAACAAACTTAATTGTTAAATAATATAGATGCTAAAACAAGAAAGGAAGTCCTTTCTTGTTTTTTTTATGGGGGCATAAAGATGAAATGGATTGATAGTCATATACATGTTGATCAATATAAGGATGAAGAGAAGAGCAGATTACTGAAAGAGGTGGAAAATAGTAATGAAATAAAGGGGCTTATTGCGGTATCTATGAATTATCAATCTTGTAAGGAAACGTTATCTTTAGCGAAGAAGTATCCCTTTATATATCCAGTGATAGGGTTTCATCCAGAGCAACAGATTCATAAAGAAGAGTGTGAACAGATTTATCAACTTATTGAACAGAATGCAGAGGAAATTGTTGCGATTGGTGAAGTAGGTTTGCCCTATTATTTGAGAAAAGAAGATGAAAGAATTGCTGTAGATTCATACATAGCTGTATTGAAAAAATTTATAGAACTAGCTAGTAAGTATAATTTGCCGATTATATTACACGCAGTTTATGAAGATGCTGACATTGTATGTGATTTGCTAGAGAAATATAAAGTTTCACGTGCACACTTCCATTGGTTTAAAGGAAGCGATGAAACAATGAAACGGATGATGAGAAATGGTTATTATATTTCGATTACACCGGATGTTTTACATAAGGAGAAGATTAGAAAAATCGTTTCGTATTATCCGCTTGAATATATGATGGTAGAAACAGATGGTCCGTGGGAATTTCAAGAAGATGTTATAACGCACCCAAGAATGATTCGAGAGGTATTAAAGGAAATTAGTTCTATAAAAAACATATCCATTGATAAGGTCGCAGAAACAATATATGAAAATACAAGTCGATTTTATTTGAAAGGATAGGAGAATTATAGTTTTAATCATGTAACGGAAAAAGTAAAAGTTGAATTTATTTAGTAAAATGCCACGGTTTGATATAGGACAAAAAACCACCAAGCGTTCCGCTCGGTGGTTTTGTATTAGGATTCTAATTTTTTCGCACGTTTTAATAATAAAAGAAAGACAATGATAACGAACCCTAGTATAAGGAAGAAGCCATATTGTTTTATATAATCAATTATGTCATTCGCACTGGTTGGTTTTTCAACGTGAATGCCGTCTTTATTCGTCGTAATATGAATATCTTTCATTTTTACTTCATTCTTTTCCTTTTGTAAATCAATCCATTCTATATTTGGAATACTTTCTAGATCCTTTAACACTTCTTTTAATGGTTTCACACCTAAGTAAGGATGATAGAATGCTCCAATAATCCCATCGGATAATTTAGCAACAGATAAAGCATTTGCTTTCATTTTAGCAATAGCTTGTGGCTTATCTTCTTCAATAAAACCGACTGTTTCAGGCATTAATTTCATTCCGTGTAGAAATGATGGTGTACTTCTATATGCTGGAGAGTGCATGGATTTCCAAGTTGTATCACTTAATTGTAGTTGTCCTACATAAGTTGAAAAGTATCTTGATAATATTTCATACCCTTTTTGAGACATTGTGTAATGAGGTGCTTCAAATGCGACAGGATATAGTTTAGCATCTACAAGTTCTTGAATCCCTTTTTCGATATGATCTGTCGTATATTTTTCCTCAAACTCTTCCCCTGTTTTTACATATTGGTTATATGCCTCTATATTTGGAAAGTCATCTTTTGTCTTCGGTTTTTCATGTTTCGGTTGGCGAATTGGTTGATCTGTCTTTACGTCCCAAAATTCAAAACCTTCCCCAGTTTCACTATCATAAAATTGGTGAGTGTAACCATGCATAATAATCGCTGCGCCATCATCTTGCATAGAGCGTAAAAGATCGACTAGTTCGGGTTTATCTTTTAAATGTAGTGTTTTACCTGTATCCGGATCTGTATATACAGGAATAACAGTGATCATGTAAGGAATCTTCTTCTCTTTTAGTAATTCAGCAATTTCTTTCAATTGATTTATATCTGCTGCTGGGTGAACATCCTCAAGACGTAAATAAGCTAATTTTTTATTGGTTTCGGGTTTTTGCTGAAAATAAGAAAATAGGCTTTCGCCAATATAATAAGATATCCAATCAAAGAGGTTAGAAGTTGCTACATAATAAGAATTATTTTGCTGTACAATTAATGGATAAGTATTATTTCCTCTTAAAGCATGTGCGAGAATTGTTCCGTTTGTATCAAGTTGTTTAATTGATCTTTCTTCTTCTAATATATTCTTTAGTTTACGTGTTGGATATTCAATTGTATCAGAGTTTATATCTTCATTTTTAAGTGTGATAAATGAAAAACGAGTAGATAACTGTTCTATATTTTGACCTAAAACTAGTAATGGTCCTGGGAAGCCTTCTAGAAATTCCTTTGCTTCAGTAGAAAGTTCTTCTTGTTTTTCACCCATGTAAATAACATGTGTATACGAAGATTTATCAGTTATTTCAGCTAACTGTTTTATGTTTTTAATTGTTATATTATTAGTGAAATGCCCTACTTGTGTATTAAGTATTTGGATATCGCTTGTAATTTGATCATCGTTTGAACTGTATAAAATAAGGGTTTTTGGTTGTTCAGTTTTTTGTGCGGAAATAGGGACAGGAATTAATAGTAGTAAACTAAATAAGAGTAACAGCCGTTTTTTCATATTATTATTCTCCTAGTTTATATTTAGAATTCAATTTACAATTATATACAATAAATGCGTTATAGTCTATGAAAGTTACATTTTTGCACGTATTTACCAGCTTTTTTTTCACAAAATCGGTCTAAAGCATGATGATAATATGTATAGTTATTTGCTATGATAAAAGAGTAGTAGAATGTAGGTAATTGTAAAGGGAAGGCTGAAAGGGGACAAATTTCAGCGGAGAAAGAGGTAGAGGTAGTGAAGAAATTCTTTGTAGGATTTTTAGTTGTTCTTGGAGTATATTTATATTTCCAAGGAAAGTCTGAAGGAATGGATAAGCTAGTGAATGGAACAAGCTATGTTGATTCAGAAGAAGCAAAACAGATGAAACAAATCATTATAGAGGAAGCGAAGAAAGTAAATCTTCCGGAATGGATACCTCTTGCAATTGCCGAGCATGAAAGTCGATTAAATCCAAGAAGTGTTGGAGATAATGGAACTTCATTCGGATTGTTTCAACTACACCGCGGCGGCGGGCTTGCACCAGAACATTTAACTGATGATGAGCTGAAAGATCCACGTACAAATGCACAAATTGCAATGCCGCATTTGATGAAAGGATATAAGCGCGGGGTGCAAAAAGGTTTGACTGATTTTGCATTACTGAAATATATAGCGAATACATCTGGATGGCCAGGGAATTTAGGGCCAGAGTGGACGGATAATAACATGAAGTATAACATCGGATTAGAAGATGTGTACTATCGAAATAAAGGTGTAATAAAAGAGTAGGTTTTCGATACCTACTCTGTTTTTTTATGAATAATTTCATCCTTTTCTTTCGTAAAATACTGCATGAGTTGTATTTTCACCTCTTCTAGTTTTGTAGAAACTTGAGGTATTTTATATCCTACATACAGCGGTGAAACGACAAATCTAGGAACAACTTTACAAATGATTTTTCCATTTAAGTAATAGAAG includes:
- a CDS encoding DUF3948 family protein → MNNITFNKSDFIGLASGATLLTAFIYTLAQGLV
- a CDS encoding LysR family transcriptional regulator, encoding MELRDLQIFKSVADQGSVSNAAKELNYVQSNVTARIKQLENELKTPLFYRHKRGMTLTAEGRKMLVYVNKILQDVDELKQVFLDSETPSGILKIGTVETVSTLPTILSSYYKSYPNVDLSLQAGLTEELIREVLDHQLDGAFISGPIKHPLIEQYDVSTEKLMLVTQNKAFHIEEFTTTPLLVFNQGCGYRSKLERWLKDEGLLPKRIMEFNILETILNSVALGLGITLVPQSAVHHLSKAGKVHCHAIPEKYGSISTVFIRRKDSYMTNSMRSFLKTIEEHHHINML
- a CDS encoding DMT family transporter; amino-acid sequence: MRRGQMIIGALACLIASMSWGAMFPVADHALEYIDPFYFSLIRYGAVAIVLIVLLLMKEGKQAFRLEGRGKLLVFFGTMAFTVYNVLIFLGQMLMGKSGVMVASIMEALMPMISICILWGYKHIKPKKYMITSMVIAFVGAVFVITKGDMSFFVTLKDNMFSLAFIFIGVVGWVIYTMGGQTCSDWSTLRYSTLTCVFGTTVTGIITVIITSLGYISVPSMGTISIVKYDLLFMMTLPGIVALLAWNYGVKILSSINGILFINFVPITTLAIMMMQGYQITMFDIIGTVLVIAALIRNNVCQRKEENINKRVLQEEQLRQAV
- a CDS encoding YrzO family protein: MLESLLFFFAVGVACELAAINRNGRKKIKQQAELIQLLKELKERKN
- a CDS encoding DUF3948 family protein; the protein is MNNIAFNKLDFLGLASGSLLLTAFIYAATLV
- a CDS encoding lysophospholipid acyltransferase family protein, with the protein product MYKPITFLLKYIFKTAGKVEVQGREKLPEGGPYVVACTHTSFMDVLMLATGMYPTQIHYMAKKELFEGKFKNWFFKNVNAFPVDRANPGPSTLKIPSRLLKEGKVVGIFPSGTRSAEDVSLKAGAVTIAMRSNVPLVPAAYVGPSSVKELIKGKKAQLIFGDPIQIEAGEQIDRKTAMKMMTDQLNEKFEELKEALQSNQK
- a CDS encoding DUF3948 family protein, which produces MNNITFNKLDFLGLASGSILLTAFIYAATLV
- a CDS encoding LacI family DNA-binding transcriptional regulator, whose product is MANIKDIAKMAGVSVTTVSRVLNDHPYVSEEKRKAVIEIVEKLNYSQNANAVHLSKGKTNIVGVILPYINHPCFDAMVSGMMETALAHNYRVLLCQTNYNKKEEMKSLHMLKTKQLDGLIICSRANDWETIEPYASCGAIIACEDNDISNISSVYTNHSAAFQLGMDYLIEKGYKKIGYCTGRKLGPSSQKRFDVYKHQLQSIDEEVNEEWIFTECFTLEDGVKVAHKLKEMQDLPEALIVAGDEVAIGVMTEVEKLGIQVPEDLAIIGFDNQPISQVLQLTTIDQNLKEIGKTAFEMLHRKVNDESSEQEKLEIPYELVERSTV
- a CDS encoding PH domain-containing protein, with the protein product MNELLSSMKKYVDDDEKILAFVVGIFEKDNFILSYQHGVFVATTRRLLFYGKFPYYSSTFKEYSYLHIDSIDFHPYFEFTCNHETIRAKYIQKGNVEQFVRAVRANMNN
- a CDS encoding YitT family protein gives rise to the protein MVNQRIKEITLITIGSLLFAIGINYFAIPNRLSEGGIIGLTVVTYYLFDWSPGIVNFAINAILLAVGYKFFDKKTMIYTILGIVETSLFLYVTEHIEYHVNSDTLLAALFAGLFVGIGLGCMFKAGGTSGGSAILAQLANQYLGWSVGKGVLIIDIVVIAGSVFIIGQEKAMYTLVAVFIGAKVIDFIVEGMDTKTAVTIISNQPDLIREAITKNMTRGVTVLEGRGGYTGKNKEVLYVVINKQELVKLKQVISRVDEDAFVVIHDVRDVLGGGFKAS
- a CDS encoding YxeA family protein, producing the protein MKKKMITTIIAMIVIVVMLLPTKLGPVIDKYNPLYKTKEYYTVVNTIGQHIGDEWYEYEFIAFDERGREQKIKKTVKHMLKRDEALKVFAKGRYGESIEEIEVANIPINAKSKLLTMR
- a CDS encoding TatD family hydrolase, which produces MKWIDSHIHVDQYKDEEKSRLLKEVENSNEIKGLIAVSMNYQSCKETLSLAKKYPFIYPVIGFHPEQQIHKEECEQIYQLIEQNAEEIVAIGEVGLPYYLRKEDERIAVDSYIAVLKKFIELASKYNLPIILHAVYEDADIVCDLLEKYKVSRAHFHWFKGSDETMKRMMRNGYYISITPDVLHKEKIRKIVSYYPLEYMMVETDGPWEFQEDVITHPRMIREVLKEISSIKNISIDKVAETIYENTSRFYLKG
- a CDS encoding DUF2334 domain-containing protein, encoding MKKRLLLLFSLLLLIPVPISAQKTEQPKTLILYSSNDDQITSDIQILNTQVGHFTNNITIKNIKQLAEITDKSSYTHVIYMGEKQEELSTEAKEFLEGFPGPLLVLGQNIEQLSTRFSFITLKNEDINSDTIEYPTRKLKNILEEERSIKQLDTNGTILAHALRGNNTYPLIVQQNNSYYVATSNLFDWISYYIGESLFSYFQQKPETNKKLAYLRLEDVHPAADINQLKEIAELLKEKKIPYMITVIPVYTDPDTGKTLHLKDKPELVDLLRSMQDDGAAIIMHGYTHQFYDSETGEGFEFWDVKTDQPIRQPKHEKPKTKDDFPNIEAYNQYVKTGEEFEEKYTTDHIEKGIQELVDAKLYPVAFEAPHYTMSQKGYEILSRYFSTYVGQLQLSDTTWKSMHSPAYRSTPSFLHGMKLMPETVGFIEEDKPQAIAKMKANALSVAKLSDGIIGAFYHPYLGVKPLKEVLKDLESIPNIEWIDLQKEKNEVKMKDIHITTNKDGIHVEKPTSANDIIDYIKQYGFFLILGFVIIVFLLLLKRAKKLES
- a CDS encoding transglycosylase SLT domain-containing protein yields the protein MKKFFVGFLVVLGVYLYFQGKSEGMDKLVNGTSYVDSEEAKQMKQIIIEEAKKVNLPEWIPLAIAEHESRLNPRSVGDNGTSFGLFQLHRGGGLAPEHLTDDELKDPRTNAQIAMPHLMKGYKRGVQKGLTDFALLKYIANTSGWPGNLGPEWTDNNMKYNIGLEDVYYRNKGVIKE